In one Cercospora beticola chromosome 1, complete sequence genomic region, the following are encoded:
- a CDS encoding uncharacterized protein (antiSMASH:Cluster_4), which translates to MTTTARRASSSAGSLKTASLHDSARGSPEPQLSRRQSLDHEDEFQRLVSDINRILGPSNGIDSASVKVGDLVSAMEAYSSDESEWSRYAFSDAEMAYTRNLVDRGNGKANLLILVWTPGKASPVHDHANAHCVMKVLKGTLEETLYGFPCQANSNLSLLDLDSAEGAALNGNTEHKCSATCPRASSTSKLPVMRKTRYTTDQVTYMSDRLGLHSVGNPSTDPEDFAISLHLYTPPNAASSGCHTYDPNTGKKSSEKHKMNHFYSELGVKM; encoded by the exons ATGACTACCACAGCACGACGGGCCTCTAGTAGTGCGGGGTCGCTGAAGACCGCGTCGCTGCACGACAGTGCCAGAGGCTCGCCCGAGCCTCAGCTATCCCGACGACAATCTCTTGACCATGAGGACGAATTCCAGCGTCTCGTTAGCGACATCAATCGCATCTTGGGTCCGAGCAATGGTATCGACAGTGCATCGGTCAAAGTGGGCGACTTGGTCTCTGCGATGGAGGCATACTCGTCCGATGAGTCAGAATGGTCCCGGTACGCGTTTTCGGACGCTGAAATGGCATACACGAGGAACCTCGTGGATCGAGGGAACGGCAAAGCGAATCTCTTG ATTCTCGTCTGGACGCCTGGCAAGGCATCGCCCGTACACGATCATGCAAACGCTCACTGTGTCATGAAAGTCCTCAAGGGCACGCTTGAAGAAACACTCTATGGCTTCCCATGTCAAGCCAACTCCAATCTTTCATTACTCGATCTGGACTCTGCAGAAGGTGCTGCACTGAACGGCAATACCGAACACAAATGTTCAGCCACATGCCCAAGAGCTTCATCGACCAGCAAGTTACCCGTGATGCGAAAGACACGGTACACCACGGACCAAGTAACGTACATGAGTGACCGTCTCGGCTTGCACTCGGTCGGCAACCCGAGCACAGATCCCGAAGACTTCGCCATCAGTCTGCATCTGTACACT CCACCGAATGCCGCGTCCTCAGGCTGCCATACGTATGATCCCAATACAGGCAAGAAGTCCTCCGAGAAGCACAAGATGAACCATTTCTATTCGGAGCTTGGCGTCAAGATGTGA
- a CDS encoding uncharacterized protein (antiSMASH:Cluster_4~SMCOG1005:Drug resistance transporter, EmrB/QacA) — protein sequence MAEKNPAAHSEASSDIAQQNTEEKAEITHIEQIHTNERVAGHDNYYEKNGLRTYGDGVDHEPIGKMSFARMMSLVAMAFLWTGSQIPVYLFGAVPPYIYRDIGGLDRWVWFVLANLLSLAAVCPFVGSISDLIGRRWVSIIGASLLVIAMIICSTVHDMNYFICGMVFAGVGAGINELTALAATSELAPTSKRGKYVAVLIFSILPFLPSVLYGQLIAYYADWRWLGLICGLWAFIGLVMVVVFYHPPPRVNSQGMTTREVLRQIDYVGGILSVGGMLMFMMGMQWGGYQYDWDSAHVLAPLILGVVMIIAFLIWESYYAPYPMFPKRLRQDPRTLAMTLVITFISGANFFSVQMFWPTQAFNVYGHDPVGVGIRGLPVSFGVLGGAFIVLWLLSVFRGHNKELMIASSILMTAGCGSLACARVDNLNTIWGLLFIAGLGIGGIVVPASIITTIICPDDLIATVAALTLAIRVIGGSIGYCVYYNVFVHKFETKAVEYIGGYMMTRLNITNETLIAEAIQLTGVSLIERINDIPGIAGVPGAYDGVVLAGQTAYADSYIYVYLVSIAFGAISIVAACFLGDISKYMDDHIAVVM from the exons ATGGCAGAGAAGAATCCTGCTGCACATAGTGAGGCATCATCCG ACATCGCACAACAAAACACTGAAGAGAAAGCCGAAATTACCCACATCGAACAGATACACACCAACGAGCGTGTTGCCGGCCATGATAACTACTACGAGAAGAATGGTCTCCGCACCTATGGCGATGGAGTTGATCATGAGCCTATAGGCAAGATG TCTTTCGCCCGAATGATGTCCCTCGTAGCCATGGCATTCC TCTGGACCGGCAGCCAAATCCCCGTCTACCTCTTCGGCGCCGTCCCACCTTACATCTACCGTGACATCGGAGGTCTCGACCGCTGGGTCTGGTTCGTCCTCGCcaacctcctctccctcgctGCAGTGTGTCCGTTTGTCGGTTCGATTTCCGATTTGATTGGACGACGTTGGGTTTCGATTATTGGGGCTTCATTGCTGGTGATTGCGATGATTATTTGTTCGACTGTGCATGATA TGAATTACTTCATCTGCGGCATGGTTTTCGCTGGAGTAGGAGCTGGAATTAACGAGCTTACTGCACTGGCTGCGACATCCGAATTGGCACCGACTTCGAAGAGAGGGAAGTATGTTGCTGTACTGATCTTTTCGAttttgcctttcttgccGTCGGTGTTGTA CGGCCAGCTCATCGCATACTATGCCGACTGGAGATGGCTCGGTCTCATTTGTGGGTTGTGGGCGTTCATCGGACTT GTGATGGTCGTGGTCTTCTACCACCCTCCGCCACGAGTCAACTCTCAAGGCATGACGACCCGAGAAGTCCTCCGGCAGATTGATTATGTCGGTGGTATCTTGTCCGTGGGCGGAATGCTTATGTTCATGATGGGAATG CAATGGGGCGGATACCAG TACGACTGGGACAGCGCCCACGTCCTCGCCCCCCTCATCCTCGGCGTCGTCATGATCATAGCCTTCCTGATATGGGAAAGCTACTACGCCCCCTATCCCATGTTCCCCAAACGCCTCCGACAAGACCCTCGAACCTTAGCCATGACGCTCGTTATCACTTTCATCTC CGGCGCGAACTTCTTCTCCGTCCAAATGTTCTGGCCAACCCAAGCCTTCAACGTCTACGGCCACGACCCCGTCGGAGTTGGAATTCGCGGCTTGCCCGTAAGTTTTGGTGTCCTGGGTGGAGCATTTATCGTTCTCTGGCTGCTTTCCGTTTTTCGAGGACATAATAAGGAACTGATGATCGCTTCTTCGATTCTGATGACCGCCGGTTGTGGATCGCTGGCCTGTGCTCGAGTTGACAATTTGAATACAATCTGGGGTCTGCTGTTCATCGCAGGACTTGGTATCGGAGGAATTGTGGTTCCGGCTTCGAT TATCACCACCATCATCTGTCCCGATGACTTGATTGCTACCGTCGCCGCTTTGACCCTCGCGATTCGAGTTATCGGCGGTAGTATCGGCTACTGCGTCTACTACAATGTCTTCGTCCACAAATTCGAGACAAAAGCTGTCGAAT ACATTGGGGGCTACATGATGACCCGCCTGAACATCACCAACGAGACCCTCATCGCGGAAGCCATTCAACTGACTGGAGTCTCTTTGATCGAGAGAATCAACGACATTCCCGGTATTGCCGGAGTACCTGGAGCGTACGACGGAGTTGTCCTTGCGGGGCAAACCGCATATGCGGATTCGTACATCTACGTCTATCTGGTGTCTATCGCTTTTGGTGCGATCAGTATCGTCGCCGCCTGTTTCCTCGGAGATATCTCCAAAT ATATGGACGACCATATTGCAGTCGTGATGTAA
- a CDS encoding uncharacterized protein (antiSMASH:Cluster_4), protein MADDDRNTAYRSSPPTHWTHFPTHPHSHHGTPAQEYQGFNFASPQLPMEPSAFASGMHQRPMHHQLQPLVTGMPQWPSMLNRQGPASYPPIYQQPVQPLQPMSAGPLLTPVSATSTRSTSTPRKTLTDLDRKRMCQYAEEHPNSKQTEIGAIFGVERSTVSKVLRQKEKYLFQDDGSRSPVKRAKGRSPDIERALAVWAKNQEKKGNPLSDDMIRAQARAFAATTTSPDNHVTLSSSWIEKFKLKNNLMGARSRKASLAPDDADFGAAVSSSSHTPGDTSPISPSGLGSPSPIDLQRVQSQESLKNESPDDYIDFGNHRHGVFHSQSTTSLNSAFTDTAPSSFSPGPLSPGTSPFFTPDSGTAPSPFIPTPHSRPIVAVPSNSSSHRPRSQTFPRIDQYSSSPGDAATPKYTTNGSTLDSPMEEPPDPLISLDEAMALHNGSNTTIHPASMSNDHNSMGPPPLPPHIDSSSRRGSTKSGVATSPEEARQALQIVLAFFEQQPQGFLDLNESITIGKLMEKLKIQSSHPSQGNANGS, encoded by the exons ATGGCCGACGACGACCGCAACACCGCTTATCGATCCTCGCCGCCGACCCACTGGACGCACTTTCCGACACATCCTCACTCCCATCACGGCACGCCCGCCCAGGAGTATCAGGGCTTCAACTTCGCCTCGCCTCAGCTGCCCATGGAACCCAGTGCCTTCGCCAGCGGGATGCACCAACGGCCAATGCACCACCAGCTGCAACCGTTGGTGACCGGCATGCCGCAATGGCCTTCGATGCTGAACCGTCAAGGCCCGGCTTCCTACCCACCCATCTATCAACAGCCCGTCCAGCCTCTTCAACCGATGTCCGCCGGACCCTTACTGACACCTGTGTCGGCAACATCGACTcgatcgacttcgacacCGCGCAAAACTCTGACTGACCTGGACCGAAAGCGCATGTGTCAATATGCAGAGGAGCACCCGAACAGCAAACAGACCGAGATTGGAG CAATCTTCGGCGTTGAGAGAAG CACCGTCTCCAAAGTCTTGCGACAAAAGGAGAAGTACCTCTTTCAGGACGATGGCAGTCGATCGCCCGTGAAGCGGGCGAAAGGACGGTCTCCTGACATTGAGCGTGCTCTTGCTGTGTGGGCGAAGAATCAG gagaagaaggggaaTCCTCTTTCCGATGACATGATACGGGCTCAGGCGCGCGCATTTGCTGCGACAACGACGAGTCCAGATAACCATGTCACGCTAAGTTCGAGCTGGATAGAAAAGTtcaagctcaagaacaaCTTGATGGGCGCGCGGTCGCGTAAGGCGTCACTCGCGCCCGATGACGCCGACTTTGGAGCTGCAGtatcctcttcctcacacACTCCGGGCGACACCTCCCCAATATCGCCTTCTGGGCTGGGTTCACCGTCACCAATCGACCTGCAACGGGTGCAGAGCCAGGAAAGTCTTAAGAACGAAAGTCCAGACGATTACATCGACTTTGGCAACCACAGGCATGGTGTATTCCACAGTCAGAGCACGACCTCACTGAACAGCGCCTTCACCGACACAGCGCCGTCTTCGTTTTCACCGGGACCGCTCAGTCCCGGTACATCACCATTTTTCACGCCCGATTCCGGAACGGCACCTTCACCTTTTATACCCACACCCCATTCGCGACCGATCGTAGCCGTGCCGTCGAACTCCAGCTCCCACCGACCGCGAAGCCAGACTTTTCCGCGCATAGACCAGTATTCGAGCTCGCCGGGAGATGCAGCGACGCCTAAGTATACTACCAATGGATCGACACTCGATTCACCGATGGAAGAGCCCCCTGATCCGCTGATCAGCCTTGATGAGGCCATGGCTCTACACAATGGCTCGAACACAACGATACATCCGGCCTCGATGTCGAACGATCACAACAGTATGGGACCACCTCCTCTCCCGCCGCACATCGACTCGTCCAGTCGACGCGGTTCAACGAAGTCTGGAGTCGCGACTTCTCCCGAAGAAGCTCGCCAGGCACTTCAGATCGTTCTCGCCTTTTTCGAACAACAGCCACAAGGATTTCTCGACTTGAATGAGAGCATTACCATTGGCAAGTTGATGGAGAAGCTAAAAATACAGTCATCACACCCTTCGCAAGGCAACGCCAATGGCAGTTGA
- a CDS encoding uncharacterized protein (antiSMASH:Cluster_4), protein MSDTAMSDADSGSDTAINDAAMSDANSESLTANNPTATSDADSMRGSPFQPTVPGFKDGFDWEDLMHYQREYIRGELAEAPYCDKPFSAEMSEWAADLEELADCGILAVQFQLASNEPPGPNAKADCTERGFVHSKRRACLKFFMPTSGDDYELESVNSSLMYLQRDDYCYHTAIRLDYSSSTCGSGDGCCYLTPWIWSNFPAEWETRTRACAETLEDLREKTAATSKQVHPYCRAKLNILQEHCILGEYEPVIVTLLAKDYESIGFFKTPSLHREDNDFLGSSVYGVAVFASTTTWARPSPDPGVPD, encoded by the exons ATGAGCGACACCGCCATGAGCGACGCAGACTCCGGAAGCGACACCGCCATAAACGACGCCGCCATGAGTGACGCGAACTCGGAGAGCTTAACGGCAAATAACCCAACGGCCACGAGCGATGCAGACTCGATGAGGGGATCGCCTTTCCAGCCCACGGTGCCAGGATTCAAGGACGGCTTCGACTGGGAGGACTTGATGCATTACCAACGCGAATACATACGCGGCGAGCTTGCAGAGGCTCCTTACTGTGACAAGCCA TTCAGTGCTGAGATGTCTGAGTGGGCTGCCGATCTAGAGGAATTGGCCGACTGCGGAATACTCGCTGTCCAGTTCCAGCTTGCTTCCAATGAGCCTCCTGGCCCAAATGCAAAAGCGGACTGCACAGAAAGGGGTTTTGTTCATTCGAAGCGCAGGGCATGCCTGAAGTTCTTCATGCCCACCTCAGGCGATGATTACGAACTTGAGTCCGTTAACTCATCCCTGATGTATCTCCAGCGTGACGACTATTGTTATCATACGGCGATCCGGCTGGACTATTCAAGTTCGACTTGCGGCAGCGGTGATG GATGTTGCTACTTAACACCCTGGATCTGGTCCAACTTCCCTGCGGAATGGGAGACACGCACGCGCGCCTGCGCCGAGACTCTCGAAGACTTAAGGGAGAAGACTGCAGCAACGTCCAAACAAGTTCATCCTTACTGTCGAGCGAAGCTCAACATCTTGCAAGAACACTGTATTCTTGGAGAATATGAGCCTGTCATTGTCACTCTTCTGGCAAAGGACTATGAGAGCATCGGCTTTTTCAAAACTCCTTCTTTACATCGTGAGGACAACGATTTTCTGGGGTCCTCCGTATACGGAGTGGCTGTATTCGCTTCCACTACCACCTGGGCACGACCGTCACCCGATCCGGGAGTACCTGATTGA
- a CDS encoding uncharacterized protein (antiSMASH:Cluster_4): MAPSDEQYAPLRLEDEFEDEKDVGSSEDGGERSAEGCRWCKGELRQTRTSNFNKLHIALAVLITIAVFFLGYATNILVTSRQGQKAQTYSTEFKPARPAAELEQVRFTGSAQFDDEGEPFFDYAEDQVLYTGTPTKAMDRAWNKLIKHRYFLIDDSEAREAWGPDYEQYYRYPDTEKRKGGYVAGLDVLHTLHCVNMLRKALYKDYYKEHNHGSKKFQQYHIDHCLDIVRQNIQCNSDLTLIPTRWWDGMGKNGRNFIDSDQVHTCRNFGKIREWAYNKWNHSHRVGNKHLPPVDLHRHIENSQHVEEGDD, translated from the exons ATGGCTCCATCAGATGAACAATATGCACCGCTTAGGCTGGAGGATGAATTtgaggatgagaaggatgTTGGCAGTTCGGAAGATGGTGGAGAGCGGTCTGCTGAGGGCTGTCGGTGGTGCAAAGGCGAGCTGAGGCAGACGAGGACTTCCAACTTCAACAAACTCCACATTGCTCTGGCCGTTTTGATCACGATAGCGGTCTTCTTTCTCGGGTATGCGACGAATATACTGGTGACCTCAAGGCAAGGACAGAAAGCACAAACGTACAGCACAGAATTCAAGCCAGCGCGACCTGCAgcggagctggagcaagTGCGCTTCACCGGATCGGCACAattcgacgatgaaggcgagCCATTCTTTGATTATGCCGAAGATCAGGTGCTCTACACTGGCACTCCCACCAAGGCCATGGATCGCGCGTGGAACAAGCTGATTAAGC ATCGATACTTCCTTATTGACGACAGTGAGGCTCGCGAAGCCTGGGGTCCAGACTATGAGCAGTATTACAGATATCCAGATACTGAGAAGCGCAAGGGAGGTTACGTCGCCGGCCTCGACGTCCTTCACACTTTGCACTGCGTGAACATGCTTCGTAAGGCATTATACAAGGATTACTACAAGGAGCATAACCATGGATCTAAGAAGTTCCAGCAATACCACATCG ACCACTGTCTCGACATCGTACGTCAGAACATCCAATGCAACAGCGACCTCACCCTCATCCCAACACGGTGGTGGGATGGCATGGGAAAGAATGGCCGGAACTTCATCGACTCCGACCAAGTTCACACCTGCCGCAACTTCGGCAAGATCCGCGAGTGGGCCTATAACAAGTGGAATCACAGCCACAGAGTCGGAAACAAACATCTGCCTCCCGTGGACCTGCACCGACATATTGAGAACTCTCAACATGTGGAAGAGGGTGATGATTAA
- the RBG1 gene encoding GTP-binding protein rbg1 (antiSMASH:Cluster_4), producing MATTLDKIKAIEDEMAKTQKNKATSFHLGQLKAKLAKLKKELLTPSSSGGGGGVGFDVARTGVASVGFIGFPSVGKSTLMSRLTGQHSEAAAYEFTTLTTVPGQVIYNGAKIQILDLPGIIQGAKDGKGRGRQVIAVAKTCHLIFIVLDVNKPLTDKRVIESELEGFGIRINKQPPNIKITKKEKGGISITTTQTLNHITNEEVKAVLNEYRMANCDVAIRCDATVDDLIDVIEAKSRAYIPVIYALNKIDAISIEELDLLYRIPNACPISSEHGWNIDELLEQMWEKLNLRRVYTKPKGKLPDYTAPVVLRSTACTVEDFCNAIHKTIVDQFRIAIVYGRSVKHQPQRVGLSHELADEDIITIIKK from the coding sequence ATGGCGACGACGCTGGACAAAATCAAGGCcatcgaagatgagatgGCCAAGACGCAGAAGAACAAGGCCACATCTTTCCACTTGGGACAATTGAAAGCCAAGctcgcgaagctgaagaaagAACTGCTCACGCCGAGCAGcagtggaggaggtggtggtgtgggTTTCGATGTGGCACGTACAGGAGTGGCATCGGTTGGGTTCATAGGCTTTCCATCTGTGGGAAAGTCGACGTTGATGTCCAGACTGACGGGACAACactctgaagctgctgcatatGAGTTCACAACACTCACAACTGTTCCGGGACAGGTCATATACAACGGTGCGAAGATTCAAATCCTGGATTTGCCGGGTATTATTCAAGGAGCCAAGGACGGAAAGGGTAGAGGTCGGCAGGTCATTGCAGTCGCGAAGACTTGTCATTTGATCTTCATTGTCCTCGATGTCAACAAGCCACTTACGGACAAACGTGTTATCGAGAGCGAACTGGAGGGATTTGGCATTCGCATCAACAAGCAGCCACCGAATATCAAGATcacgaagaaagagaagggtGGAATATCAATCACCACAACACAAACTTTGAACCACATTACCAACGAGGAAGTCAAAGCTGTGCTCAACGAGTACAGAATGGCCAACTGCGATGTTGCAATCCGTTGCGACGCCACTGTGGACGATTTGATTGATGTGATCGAGGCGAAGAGCCGAGCATATATTCCAGTCATCTATGCATTGAACAAGATTGACGCGATTTCCATCGAGGAACTCGATCTGCTGTACAGGATACCAAACGCTTGTCCAATTTCTTCGGAACACGGCTGGAACATTGACGAGCTACTGGAGCAAATGTGGGAGAAACTGAACCTCCGCAGAGTATACACGAAACCGAAGGGCAAGCTGCCAGACTACACTGCACCTGTCGTGCTGCGTAGCACAGCATGCACGGTGGAAGACTTTTGTAACGCCATCCACAAGACGATCGTGGACCAGTTCCGGATAGCAATTGTTTATGGCCGCAGTGTGAAGCACCAACCGCAACGAGTGGGCCTCAGCCACGAACTCGCAGACGAGGACATTATCACGATCATCAAGAAATAA
- a CDS encoding uncharacterized protein (antiSMASH:Cluster_4), with protein MAQGAAARPTRPHQHRRGLSFARQPDRDHKQRAEDEATVAYIKRTLCARTPDPSTSADSTAHNRVSEPLEQLLPPLTSSNDVDIQLYALIAVVLNLFVQTWYNRITPDQEFVASIVQIIAHCTRELEQRLRHVDLESLLLDELPELLAEHVDAVRIAQTSLRARLTTAEVRQRYHALRPHPALSPVPATAETTLEQQENEAAWCLLLVDRVLPLLLPPEDLQNPCLDVLVSEILAELIFHNGICGKACEPWLLWDGITKLLRAVRGDAAQTQQKNATSQLDTFELLTAAPASNASHEQLRPRRRFDMLTHTFWIVIQAVMTIWLLVRTFTIAILQASSIPARPIRSSHTSDGLIGASDDSHPTSKGVQSSRLGGGETQAIIGMHVWVCISKLLMLEQRTPWLSGVLSFLQWTALHGPGQICSTNSRLDR; from the exons ATGGCACAAGGCGCGGCCGCCCGGCCGACGAGACCGCACCAGCACCGTAGAGGCCTCAGCTTTGCACGACAACCGGATCGCGATCACAAGCAGCGGGCTGAGGACGAGGCGACGGTGGCATACATCAAGCGAACACTATGCGCAAGGACTCCGGACCCATCCACATCTGCAGACTCGACTGCTCACAATCGAGTTTCCGAGCCTCTTGAACAGCTCTTGCCGCCACTAACGAGTTCCAACGATGTGGATATCCAATTATATGCTCTGATTGCCGTAGTCCTGAACCTATTCGTCCAGACATGGTACAACCGGATCACGCCAGATCAGGAATTCGTCGCTTCCATTGTGCAGATTATTGCCCACTGCACAAGGGAATTGGAGCAACGATTACGGCATGTCGACCTGGAAAGCTTGCTGTTGGACGAGCTGCCCGAACTGCTCGCCGAGCATGTCGACG CCGTTCGCATCGCTCAAACATCGCTACGCGCACGTCTTACGACTGCAGAAGTGCGTCAGAGATACCACGCCCTTCGTCCACATCCCGCTCTTTCACCAGTTCCGGCGACCGCTGAAACCACGCTTGAGCAGCAAGAAAACGAAGCCGCGTGGTGTCTACTTCTCGTGGACCGAGTATTGCCACTACTTCTGCCTCCAGAGGATCTGCAGAATCCATGCCTGGACGTTCTCGTATCGGAAATCCTCGCCGAGCTAATCTTTCATAATGGCATTTGTGGCAAAGCTTGTGAGCCGTGGCTGCTATGGGATGGTATTACAAAGCTTTTGCGAGCAGTGCGAGGTGATGCAGCGCAGACTCAACAGAAGAATGCCACCAGCCAACTGGACACCTTCGAACTACTAACCGCAGCACCCGCATCAAATGCGAGTCATGAACAGCTTCGTCCTCGACGGCGCTTCGACATGCTCACTCATACGTTCTGGATTGTGATCCAAGCCGTCATGACGATCTGGCTCCTGGTTCGTACCTTCACTATCGCAATCCTGCAGGCTTCGTCGATTCCAGCACGACCCATTCGATCCTCACACACGTCAGACGGACTGATTGGAGCGTCCGATGATTCTCACCCAACATCGAAAGGAGTCCAGAGCTCACGCTTAGGCGGCGGCGAAACACAGGCTATAATCGGCATGCATGTTTGGGTGTGCATATCCAAGCTGTTGATGCTGGAGCAACGCACCCCATGGCTGTCAGGTGTCCTCTCATTCCTGCAATGGACGGCCTTGCATGGACCAGGGCAAATCTGCAGCACGAACAGCAGATTGGACAGGTGA